The Thermotoga sp. Ku-13t region CTGATCAGACCGATACGGCTTGATGAAACACTACAGTTCGTGAACATTTTGAAGGGTGATATGAGCATAGTTGGGCCAAGGCCAGAACAAGTACCATTTGTGCGCGATTTTGAACAGATGATACCATTTTATTCGTACAGACACAAAGTAAAACCGGGACTTACCGGTTGGGCGCAGATAATGTACGAATACTCGTCTAACTTTGAGGAAGTGAAAACAAAACTGCCTTATGATCTCTGGTACGTGAAGAACAGAAGTATTTTCCTAGATCTCAGAATCATCCTTCAAACCCTGGAGGCTGTGTTATGGAGGAGAGGGGCTAAGTGAGGAAAAAGATCTTACATATCATAACGCGTTCAGATTGGACAGGTGCACAAAAGGTTCTGTACGGAATTGTTTATGGTCTTAAAGAAAATTATTCAGATCAATTCGAAGTTGAAGTTGCAGCTGGTAAAGAAAACGGAATGCTATTCGAGGAACTGGATAAAATAGGTGTTGAGTATCATGTGGTAGAAAATCTCGTCCGTGAGATAGATCCAATTAAGGATCTGAAAGCGTACTTTGAGATAAAAAGGCTCATAAGGCAAGGAAATTATGATATCGTCCACGCTCATTCTTCAAAAGCTGGCTTTTTAGCCCGAATCGCGGCGAAAAAGTGCGGAGTAAAAAAAGTCATCTATACATATCATGGTTTCTGGGGAATAGAACAATACAGGGGCATTAAAAAGAAACTTCTCATCTGGGTAGAACGATTCGCGGCGAGATACTCCGATTATCTCGTATTTCTTTGTAACAGAGAGAAAGAGAAAGCTGAAAAATACAGAATCGGAAAACCTTCCCAATACGTGATAATTCCAAACGCGATAATGCCAATTGGTAACATTCAGAAAGGGAAACTCAGAAGGGAACTTGGAATACCAGATCACGTAAAAATTGTGGGCAATGTTGCAAGGCTTGATAGACCAAAAAATCCTATACGATTTCTCCAAGTCGCAGAAAAAGTTGTCAAAGAAAGAGATGACGTGATATTTGTATGGATAGGTGGAAGTATAGTTGAAGACTTCTACGCCAAGCAAGTTCAGCAGTATCTTGATGAAAGACCTTGGTTGAAAGAAAAGGTAAAA contains the following coding sequences:
- a CDS encoding sugar transferase — encoded protein: LIRPIRLDETLQFVNILKGDMSIVGPRPEQVPFVRDFEQMIPFYSYRHKVKPGLTGWAQIMYEYSSNFEEVKTKLPYDLWYVKNRSIFLDLRIILQTLEAVLWRRGAK
- a CDS encoding glycosyltransferase, producing the protein MRKKILHIITRSDWTGAQKVLYGIVYGLKENYSDQFEVEVAAGKENGMLFEELDKIGVEYHVVENLVREIDPIKDLKAYFEIKRLIRQGNYDIVHAHSSKAGFLARIAAKKCGVKKVIYTYHGFWGIEQYRGIKKKLLIWVERFAARYSDYLVFLCNREKEKAEKYRIGKPSQYVIIPNAIMPIGNIQKGKLRRELGIPDHVKIVGNVARLDRPKNPIRFLQVAEKVVKERDDVIFVWIGGSIVEDFYAKQVQQYLDERPWLKEKVKILGFRKDAIELMADFDVLLLTSDNEGMPLVVLEAQQLGIPVVSTDVGCVGEVGSFVASVDDTERLIELVENILSDGANHKLNSTSDFRDFVKKYVLTYLG